From the Manihot esculenta cultivar AM560-2 chromosome 3, M.esculenta_v8, whole genome shotgun sequence genome, one window contains:
- the LOC110610448 gene encoding importin-5 isoform X1 has product MDDSTQQLQQAQLAAILGQDPTPFEALISSLMSSSNEQRSQAELAFNLCKQTDPDSLSLKLAHLLQFSSHAEARAMSAVLLRKLLTRDDAYLWPRLSLAAQSSIKSILLTCIQHEQTKSIVKKLCDTVSELASGILPENGWPELLPFMFQCVSSDSPKLQESAFLIFAQLSQYIGETLIPFIKELHSVFLQCLGSSSNFDVKIAALNAVINFIQCLNSSSDRDRFQDLLPAMIRTLTEALNNGNEATAQEALELLIELAGSEPRFLRRQLVDVVGSMLQIAEAESLEEGTRHLAIEFVITLAEARERAPGMMRKLPQFISRLFAILMRMLLDIEDDPAWHSAESEDEDAGETGNYSVGQECLDRLAISLGGNTIVPVASEQLPAYLAAPEWQKHHAALIALAQIAEGCSKVMIKNLEQVVSMVLNSFYDPHPRVRWAAINAIGQLSTDLGPDLQNQYHQRVLPALASAMDDFPNPRVQAHAASAVLNFSENCTPEILTPYLDGIVSKLLVLLQNGKQMVQEGALTALASVADSSQEHFQKYYDAVMPYLKAILVNATDKSNRMLRAKSMECISLVGMAVGKDKFREDAKQVMEVLMSLQGSQMEADDPTTSYMLQAWARLCKCLGQDFLPYMTVVMPPLLQSAQLKPDVTITSADSDNDIDDSDDESMETITLGDKRIAIKTSVLEEKATACNMLCCYADELKEGFFPWIDQVATTLVPLLKFYFHEEVRKAAVSAMPELLRSAKLAVEKGLSQGRNESYVKQLSDYIIPALVEALHKEPDTEICANMLDALNECLQISGPLVDEGQVKSIIDEIKQVITASSSRKRERAERAKAEDFDAEEGELIKEENEQEEEVFDQVGEILGTLIKTFKASFLPFFDELSTYLTPMWGKDKTAEERRIAICIFDDVAEQCHEAALKYYDTYLPFLLEACNDENPDVRQAAVYGLGVCAEFGVSVFKPLVGEALSRLNVVIQHPNAKHPENVMAYDNAVSALGKICQFHRASIDSAQVVPAWLNCLPITGDLIEAKVVHEQLCLMVERSDSELLGPNNQYLPKIVSVFAEVVCGKDLATEQTASRMVNLLRHLQQTLPPATLASTWSLLHPQQQMALQSILSS; this is encoded by the exons ATGGACGATTCAACTCAGCAGCTCCAACAAGCTCAACTCGCCGCCATACTCGGCCAGGACCCTACCCCTTTCGAAGCTCTAATATCCTCTCTTATGTCTTCCTCCAACGAGCAACGATCACAGGCAGAGCTCGCTTTCAACCTCTGCAAGCAGACCGATCCGGATTCTCTCTCCCTCAAACTTGCTCACCTCCTTCAGTTCTCTTCTCACGCCGAGGCTCGCGCTATGTCCGCCGTCCTCCTTCGCAAGCTTCTTACCCGGGATGATGCTTATCTCTGGCCTCGTCTCTCCCTCGCAGCTCAGTCTTCTATCAAATCTATTCTATTGACTTGTATTCAGCATGAGCAGACCAAATCGATTGTTAAGAAGCTGTGTGATACTGTTTCTGAGCTTGCTTCTGGTATTTTGCCTGAGAACGGCTGGCCTGAGCTTTTGCCTTTTATGTTTCAGTGCGTTTCTTCTGATTCGCCGAAGTTACAGGAATCTGCGTTCTTGATATTTGCTCAGTTGTCACAGTATATTGGCGAGACCTTAATTCCGTTTATTAAGGAGCTACACTCGGTGTTTTTACAGTGCTTGGGATCGTCTTCGAATTTTGATGTTAAGATTGCGGCTTTGAATGCGGTTATCAATTTTATCCAGTGTTTGAATAGTTCGTCAGATCGGGATAGGTTTCAGGATTTGTTGCCGGCGATGATAAGGACGTTGACTGAAGCTTTGAATAATGGAAATGAGGCTACGGCGCAGGAGGCTTTGGAGCTTCTTATCGAGTTGGCAGGTTCAGAGCCAAGGTTTCTGCGGCGACAATTGGTGGATGTCGTCGGTTCTATGTTGCAGATTGCTGAGGCTGAGAGTTTAGAAGAAGGCACTCGACACTTGGCTATTGAATTTGTTATTACTTTAGCTGAGGCTAGGGAGAGGGCGCCAGGGATGATGAGGAAGTTGCCACAGTTTATTAGCAGGTTATTCGCCATTTTGATGAGAATGTTGTTAGATATTGAGGATGATCCTGCATGGCATAGTGCAGAATCTGAGGATGAAGATGCGGGAGAGACCGGTAACTATAGTGTTGGACAGGAGTGCTTGGATAGGTTGGCCATTTCATTGGGTGGGAATACTATTGTTCCAGTCGCTTCTGAGCAGTTGCCTGCGTATTTAGCtgctccagaatggcagaagcACCATGCTGCCCTCATTGCTCTTGCTCAAATTGCTGAGGGTTGCTCCAAG GTAATGATAAAAAATCTGGAACAAGTAGTGTCAATGGTTCTAAACTCATTCTATGATCCCCATCCTCGTGTGAGATGGGCAGCTATTAATGCAATTGGACAGTTGTCTACTGATCTTGGTCCAGATTTGCAAAATCAATATCATCAGAGAGTGTTGCCAGCACTTGCTAGCGCAATGGATGATTTTCCCAACCCTCGAGTGCAG GCACATGCTGCTTCAGCAGTGCTCAACTTCAGTGAGAACTGTACTCCAGAGATTTTAACTCCTTACTTGGATGGAATAGTGAGCAAATTGCTTGTACTATTGCAG AATGGAAAACAAATGGTGCAAGAGGGAGCCTTGACTGCCTTGGCCTCAGTTGCTGACTCATCCCAG GAGCACTTCCAAAAATATTATGATGCAGTAATGCCTTACTTGAAGGCTATATTAGTGAATGCAACAGACAAATCTAACCGCATGCTTCGTGCCAAATCGATGGAGTGCATTAGTCTGGTAGGGATGGCAGTTGGGAAGGATAAATTTAGAGAGGATGCTAAGCAG GTTATGGAAGTCCTTATGTCTTTACAAGGATCTCAAATGGAGGCAGATGATCCGACGACAAGTTACATGTTACAA GCATGGGCCAGACTTTGCAAGTGTTTGGGACAAGATTTTCTTCCTTATATGACTGTTGTAATGCCACCTTTGCTTCAGTCTGCTCAACTTAAGCCAGATGTAACAATTACATCTGCGGATTCAGATAATGATATTGATGATTCAGATGATGAAAG TATGGAGACTATCACCCTTGGGGACAAAAGAATTGCGATCAAGACTAGTGTCCTGGAAGAAAAAGCAACTGCATGTAATATGTTATGTTGCTATGCAGATGAACTTAAGGAAGGCTTCTTTCCATGGATTGATCAG GTTGCTACAACCCTTGttcctcttttgaaattttatttccaTGAAGAAGTTAGGAAAGCAGCTGTTTCTG CCATGCCGGAGCTATTGCGGTCTGCCAAATTAGCTGTAGAGAAGGGGTTGTCTCAAGGTCGCAATGAGTCTTATGTAAAGCAGTTGTCTGACTATATTATTCCAGCATTGGTGGAAGCATTGCATAAG GAACCTGATACTGAGATTTGTGCAAATATGTTAGATGCATTAAATGAATGCTTACAG ATATCTGGACCCCTTGTTGATGAAGGTCAAGTGAAATCCATCATAGATGAGATAAAACAGGTGATCACAGCTAGTTCTAGTAGGAAAAGAGAGAGAGCCGAGAGAGCCAAAGCTGAAGACTTTGATGCCGAGGAGGGAGAGTTGATTAAAGAGGAAAATGAGCAAGAGGAGGAAGTTTTTGACCAA GTGGGTGAGATCTTGGGAACgttgataaaaacatttaaagcCTCTTTCTTGCCTTTCTTTGATGAGCTATCAACCTATCTAACTCCTATGTGG GGCAAGGATAAGACTGCTGAGGAGAGAAGAATTGCCATTTGCATTTTTGATGATGTTGCAGAGCAATGTCACGAGGCAGCACTTAA ATACTATGATACATATCTCCCATTCCTATTAGAGGCATGCAATGATGAGAATCCTGATGTTCGACAG GCAGCTGTATATGGACTTGGAGTTTGTGCAGAGTTTGGTGTATCTGTATTTAAACCTCTTGTTGGAG AGGCTCTTTCAAGACTAAATGTTGTGATACAACATCCTAATGCCAAGCATCCTGAAAATGTGATGGCATATGATAATGCTGTTTCTGCTTTGGGGAAAATTTGCCAGTTCCATCGTGCAAGTATTGATTCAGCTCAG GTTGTCCCAGCATGGTTGAACTGTTTGCCGATAACAGGTGATTTAATTGAAGCAAAAGTTGTTCATGAGCAGCTTTGTTTGATGGTGGAGCG GTCGGACTCGGAGCTTTTGGGTCCCAACAATCAGTATTTACCTAAGATTGTTTCAGTATTTGCTGAG
- the LOC110610448 gene encoding importin-5 isoform X2: MDDSTQQLQQAQLAAILGQDPTPFEALISSLMSSSNEQRSQAELAFNLCKQTDPDSLSLKLAHLLQFSSHAEARAMSAVLLRKLLTRDDAYLWPRLSLAAQSSIKSILLTCIQHEQTKSIVKKLCDTVSELASGILPENGWPELLPFMFQCVSSDSPKLQESAFLIFAQLSQYIGETLIPFIKELHSVFLQCLGSSSNFDVKIAALNAVINFIQCLNSSSDRDRFQDLLPAMIRTLTEALNNGNEATAQEALELLIELAGSEPRFLRRQLVDVVGSMLQIAEAESLEEGTRHLAIEFVITLAEARERAPGMMRKLPQFISRLFAILMRMLLDIEDDPAWHSAESEDEDAGETGNYSVGQECLDRLAISLGGNTIVPVASEQLPAYLAAPEWQKHHAALIALAQIAEGCSKVMIKNLEQVVSMVLNSFYDPHPRVRWAAINAIGQLSTDLGPDLQNQYHQRVLPALASAMDDFPNPRVQAHAASAVLNFSENCTPEILTPYLDGIVSKLLVLLQNGKQMVQEGALTALASVADSSQEHFQKYYDAVMPYLKAILVNATDKSNRMLRAKSMECISLVGMAVGKDKFREDAKQVMEVLMSLQGSQMEADDPTTSYMLQAWARLCKCLGQDFLPYMTVVMPPLLQSAQLKPDVTITSADSDNDIDDSDDESMETITLGDKRIAIKTSVLEEKATACNMLCCYADELKEGFFPWIDQVATTLVPLLKFYFHEEVRKAAVSAMPELLRSAKLAVEKGLSQGRNESYVKQLSDYIIPALVEALHKEPDTEICANMLDALNECLQISGPLVDEGQVKSIIDEIKQVITASSSRKRERAERAKAEDFDAEEGELIKEENEQEEEVFDQVGEILGTLIKTFKASFLPFFDELSTYLTPMWVVSR; the protein is encoded by the exons ATGGACGATTCAACTCAGCAGCTCCAACAAGCTCAACTCGCCGCCATACTCGGCCAGGACCCTACCCCTTTCGAAGCTCTAATATCCTCTCTTATGTCTTCCTCCAACGAGCAACGATCACAGGCAGAGCTCGCTTTCAACCTCTGCAAGCAGACCGATCCGGATTCTCTCTCCCTCAAACTTGCTCACCTCCTTCAGTTCTCTTCTCACGCCGAGGCTCGCGCTATGTCCGCCGTCCTCCTTCGCAAGCTTCTTACCCGGGATGATGCTTATCTCTGGCCTCGTCTCTCCCTCGCAGCTCAGTCTTCTATCAAATCTATTCTATTGACTTGTATTCAGCATGAGCAGACCAAATCGATTGTTAAGAAGCTGTGTGATACTGTTTCTGAGCTTGCTTCTGGTATTTTGCCTGAGAACGGCTGGCCTGAGCTTTTGCCTTTTATGTTTCAGTGCGTTTCTTCTGATTCGCCGAAGTTACAGGAATCTGCGTTCTTGATATTTGCTCAGTTGTCACAGTATATTGGCGAGACCTTAATTCCGTTTATTAAGGAGCTACACTCGGTGTTTTTACAGTGCTTGGGATCGTCTTCGAATTTTGATGTTAAGATTGCGGCTTTGAATGCGGTTATCAATTTTATCCAGTGTTTGAATAGTTCGTCAGATCGGGATAGGTTTCAGGATTTGTTGCCGGCGATGATAAGGACGTTGACTGAAGCTTTGAATAATGGAAATGAGGCTACGGCGCAGGAGGCTTTGGAGCTTCTTATCGAGTTGGCAGGTTCAGAGCCAAGGTTTCTGCGGCGACAATTGGTGGATGTCGTCGGTTCTATGTTGCAGATTGCTGAGGCTGAGAGTTTAGAAGAAGGCACTCGACACTTGGCTATTGAATTTGTTATTACTTTAGCTGAGGCTAGGGAGAGGGCGCCAGGGATGATGAGGAAGTTGCCACAGTTTATTAGCAGGTTATTCGCCATTTTGATGAGAATGTTGTTAGATATTGAGGATGATCCTGCATGGCATAGTGCAGAATCTGAGGATGAAGATGCGGGAGAGACCGGTAACTATAGTGTTGGACAGGAGTGCTTGGATAGGTTGGCCATTTCATTGGGTGGGAATACTATTGTTCCAGTCGCTTCTGAGCAGTTGCCTGCGTATTTAGCtgctccagaatggcagaagcACCATGCTGCCCTCATTGCTCTTGCTCAAATTGCTGAGGGTTGCTCCAAG GTAATGATAAAAAATCTGGAACAAGTAGTGTCAATGGTTCTAAACTCATTCTATGATCCCCATCCTCGTGTGAGATGGGCAGCTATTAATGCAATTGGACAGTTGTCTACTGATCTTGGTCCAGATTTGCAAAATCAATATCATCAGAGAGTGTTGCCAGCACTTGCTAGCGCAATGGATGATTTTCCCAACCCTCGAGTGCAG GCACATGCTGCTTCAGCAGTGCTCAACTTCAGTGAGAACTGTACTCCAGAGATTTTAACTCCTTACTTGGATGGAATAGTGAGCAAATTGCTTGTACTATTGCAG AATGGAAAACAAATGGTGCAAGAGGGAGCCTTGACTGCCTTGGCCTCAGTTGCTGACTCATCCCAG GAGCACTTCCAAAAATATTATGATGCAGTAATGCCTTACTTGAAGGCTATATTAGTGAATGCAACAGACAAATCTAACCGCATGCTTCGTGCCAAATCGATGGAGTGCATTAGTCTGGTAGGGATGGCAGTTGGGAAGGATAAATTTAGAGAGGATGCTAAGCAG GTTATGGAAGTCCTTATGTCTTTACAAGGATCTCAAATGGAGGCAGATGATCCGACGACAAGTTACATGTTACAA GCATGGGCCAGACTTTGCAAGTGTTTGGGACAAGATTTTCTTCCTTATATGACTGTTGTAATGCCACCTTTGCTTCAGTCTGCTCAACTTAAGCCAGATGTAACAATTACATCTGCGGATTCAGATAATGATATTGATGATTCAGATGATGAAAG TATGGAGACTATCACCCTTGGGGACAAAAGAATTGCGATCAAGACTAGTGTCCTGGAAGAAAAAGCAACTGCATGTAATATGTTATGTTGCTATGCAGATGAACTTAAGGAAGGCTTCTTTCCATGGATTGATCAG GTTGCTACAACCCTTGttcctcttttgaaattttatttccaTGAAGAAGTTAGGAAAGCAGCTGTTTCTG CCATGCCGGAGCTATTGCGGTCTGCCAAATTAGCTGTAGAGAAGGGGTTGTCTCAAGGTCGCAATGAGTCTTATGTAAAGCAGTTGTCTGACTATATTATTCCAGCATTGGTGGAAGCATTGCATAAG GAACCTGATACTGAGATTTGTGCAAATATGTTAGATGCATTAAATGAATGCTTACAG ATATCTGGACCCCTTGTTGATGAAGGTCAAGTGAAATCCATCATAGATGAGATAAAACAGGTGATCACAGCTAGTTCTAGTAGGAAAAGAGAGAGAGCCGAGAGAGCCAAAGCTGAAGACTTTGATGCCGAGGAGGGAGAGTTGATTAAAGAGGAAAATGAGCAAGAGGAGGAAGTTTTTGACCAA GTGGGTGAGATCTTGGGAACgttgataaaaacatttaaagcCTCTTTCTTGCCTTTCTTTGATGAGCTATCAACCTATCTAACTCCTATGTGG GTGGTGAGTAGGTGA